From Abiotrophia defectiva ATCC 49176:
GGGTCTACACGGGGATTCTGGCTGGACCGCAGGTTCATAGTCTTAGCCCTGAGCAGCGCCAGCAAGTGGTGCCCATGGACCGGGTCTATCTGGATCTGGGGGTGGACAACCGCGACCAGGTTCGAGCTCTAGGTATTGAAGTGGGGGACTGGGTTTGCCCGGTGACCACTTTCCAGGCCTTGGCCAATCCTGACTATCTGGCCGCCAAGGCCTTCGACAATCGGGTCAGTGTAGCCCTGGGCGTCTGGACCATGCAGGCCCTGGCCCAGGGGCCTTGTCCCAACAAGGTGACCCTGGGAGCGACCGTTCAAGAAGAAGTGGGCTTGCGGGGGGCGCGGACCGTGGCCCAAGCCGTCAAGCCGCACATTGCCCTAGCCGTGGATACCTGCCTAGCAGGCGATACGCCAGCTGACCACAATCCTATTAAGCTAGGCAAAGGCGTCTCCCTGACGGTGGCCGATAATATGACCGTGACCCACCGGGGCCTCTTGCGTTACTTGGAAGGCATCTGCCAGCGGGAGTCTATTCCTTACCAACTAGGTTGCTTCCTAGACGGGGGGACGGACGCGGGCAATATCCATAAGTCCCAGACTGGGATTCTGGCGACGACCTTGTCCCTTCCCATGCGCTATATGCATACCCACCGGGGTATCTTGCATCGGGCCGATGTCCTAGCGGCCTACCGTCTTATGGTGGCAGTGGCGCGGGA
This genomic window contains:
- a CDS encoding M42 family peptidase, which gives rise to MTTEAQVKVDWQVLSDLCCLPGVSGHEAGIRAYLDRQLTMCQQGTDPLGSGLYSLAGQSQSPLSLLFSTHMDEIGWVVRAIDEAGYVFIQEVGRSWSHTLLQQEAQVFTQDGRVYTGILAGPQVHSLSPEQRQQVVPMDRVYLDLGVDNRDQVRALGIEVGDWVCPVTTFQALANPDYLAAKAFDNRVSVALGVWTMQALAQGPCPNKVTLGATVQEEVGLRGARTVAQAVKPHIALAVDTCLAGDTPADHNPIKLGKGVSLTVADNMTVTHRGLLRYLEGICQRESIPYQLGCFLDGGTDAGNIHKSQTGILATTLSLPMRYMHTHRGILHRADVLAAYRLMVAVARDLTPAIYQQLLDQNYHYQV